From a region of the Roseivirga sp. 4D4 genome:
- the tnpA gene encoding IS200/IS605 family transposase — MQKLQRSEIMANTYTQLYIQLVFAVKYRESLIDEKIRIDVQKYITGIVSNQEHKLMAIYVLPDHCHILIGLNPKQSIADLVRTIKSNSSKWINESMSLKKRFQWQEGYGAFTYSQSQIPSVISYILNQKEHHRKKGFKEEYFEFLRKFNIDHDEKYLFDWIS; from the coding sequence GTGCAAAAGCTCCAGAGGAGCGAAATCATGGCCAATACCTACACGCAACTTTACATCCAACTTGTTTTTGCGGTAAAATATCGCGAGAGCTTAATCGATGAAAAGATTCGGATTGATGTTCAAAAATACATTACTGGCATTGTCTCAAATCAGGAGCACAAATTGATGGCTATTTATGTCTTGCCAGATCATTGCCACATTCTTATTGGACTAAACCCCAAACAATCCATTGCCGATCTAGTAAGAACTATAAAATCTAACTCTTCAAAATGGATTAACGAATCAATGTCGCTTAAAAAGCGATTTCAGTGGCAAGAGGGATATGGTGCGTTTACCTACAGTCAAAGTCAAATCCCCTCAGTCATCAGCTATATTTTGAATCAAAAAGAACATCATAGGAAGAAGGGATTCAAAGAAGAGTACTTTGAGTTTCTTAGGAAATTCAATATTGATCATGACGAGAAATATTTGTTCGACTGGATAAGTTGA
- the modA gene encoding molybdate ABC transporter substrate-binding protein, with product MKRQWTILLLLVLCLSCSNQNSSKLTIAAAANMQFAVEQLEEAYESETGEDIEVILASSGKLTNQIIAGAPYDLLLSADSLYPQTLLQEGFAYDLPVTYAYGKLVLWTSVDSLQVASGAIGLKEMKFAMANPKTAPYGRATVEFLKSVGDWELFQEKLVYGESISQVNQFLLSGAAPAGFTSKSSILSEAFSDKGSWIDVPTGTYTPIAQQMVILNARSEMLNQAKSFFDFILSARGQKILADFGYTPYP from the coding sequence ATGAAGAGGCAGTGGACCATATTACTCCTTCTAGTCCTTTGCCTCTCCTGCTCTAATCAGAACTCTAGTAAACTAACCATTGCAGCAGCGGCTAATATGCAATTTGCCGTTGAACAATTGGAAGAAGCATATGAATCCGAAACTGGAGAGGACATTGAGGTAATTCTAGCTTCATCTGGTAAGCTTACTAATCAAATCATCGCTGGTGCCCCCTATGACCTACTCCTTTCTGCCGACAGCCTATACCCTCAAACCCTCCTTCAAGAAGGCTTTGCCTATGACCTACCTGTAACATACGCCTACGGAAAACTGGTATTATGGACTTCAGTAGACTCTTTGCAAGTCGCTTCGGGAGCGATCGGTTTAAAAGAAATGAAGTTCGCTATGGCCAACCCTAAGACCGCTCCTTACGGCAGGGCGACTGTTGAATTTCTGAAGTCTGTCGGAGATTGGGAGTTGTTTCAGGAAAAGCTAGTCTATGGAGAAAGTATTTCACAAGTCAATCAATTCCTATTATCAGGAGCTGCGCCTGCAGGGTTTACATCCAAATCGAGCATCCTATCAGAAGCCTTCAGTGATAAAGGTTCGTGGATTGACGTTCCAACCGGCACATACACACCAATCGCTCAACAAATGGTTATACTTAACGCAAGGTCGGAAATGTTGAACCAGGCAAAGTCATTCTTTGATTTTATCCTTTCGGCAAGAGGTCAGAAAATTTTAGCAGATTTCGGGTATACCCCATATCCTTAA
- a CDS encoding sigma-54-dependent transcriptional regulator yields MNSGRILIVDDNEDLLKAARMFLKRHFSQIDLEKDPTLLPDLLKNQSYDVILLDMNFTQDVNSGAEGFHWLDQILEIDPSAVVLLITAFGSVDLAVKAIKAGASDFVMKPWENEKLLATLLSAMKLKSSKTEIQQLKDQQAVLTADLDEKFKDIIGQSPNMMQVFDTIDRVAETDANVLVLGENGTGKELIARSLHRNSKRADNPFVSVDLGAITESLFESELFGHVKGSFTDAKTDRPGRFEVANRGTLFLDEIGNLSLPLQAKLLTALQNKKITRVGSNRVIDVDIRLICATNMPLYEMVQKGEFRQDLLYRINTIELRLPSLKERIEDIPLLASHYLTQYAKKYNKDIYKFSEAAMTRLGKYHWPGNVRELQHAVERAVIMSRDNILQPEDFFFNAAQQPKENSGEISLEQYNLEDVERILIRKVLAKHNGNVTHAAQELGLTRSSLYRRLEKYGL; encoded by the coding sequence ATGAATTCAGGACGCATACTTATAGTTGATGATAACGAAGACTTGCTCAAGGCAGCAAGAATGTTCCTTAAAAGACACTTCAGCCAGATAGATCTGGAGAAAGATCCGACACTCCTTCCCGATCTTTTAAAAAACCAAAGTTACGATGTCATCCTTTTGGACATGAACTTTACACAAGATGTAAATTCTGGTGCCGAAGGTTTTCACTGGTTAGATCAGATATTAGAAATCGATCCATCGGCAGTTGTCTTATTAATCACCGCCTTCGGTTCTGTAGACCTAGCGGTCAAAGCGATCAAGGCTGGTGCCTCTGACTTTGTCATGAAGCCATGGGAGAACGAGAAGCTACTCGCCACACTTCTCTCTGCTATGAAATTGAAGTCCTCCAAAACGGAGATCCAGCAATTAAAGGATCAACAAGCCGTCCTTACTGCGGATTTAGATGAAAAATTCAAGGATATCATTGGGCAATCACCCAATATGATGCAGGTATTCGATACCATCGATCGTGTGGCAGAAACGGATGCCAATGTTCTGGTATTGGGAGAAAATGGTACTGGGAAAGAGCTGATTGCGCGATCCTTACACCGAAATTCCAAAAGGGCTGACAATCCATTTGTAAGCGTAGACTTAGGTGCAATTACTGAAAGCCTCTTCGAATCGGAACTTTTCGGTCATGTAAAAGGATCATTTACAGATGCTAAGACCGATCGACCTGGAAGATTTGAAGTTGCCAACAGAGGAACTCTATTTCTTGATGAAATTGGTAACCTTTCTCTTCCATTACAAGCCAAGCTATTAACTGCTCTTCAGAATAAAAAAATCACACGTGTCGGCTCTAATCGAGTCATCGATGTGGATATTCGATTAATTTGTGCAACCAACATGCCTTTATATGAGATGGTGCAGAAAGGTGAATTCAGACAAGATTTGCTTTACAGAATTAACACTATTGAACTACGACTTCCTTCTCTGAAGGAGCGGATTGAAGATATTCCCCTACTAGCCAGTCATTACCTGACTCAGTATGCTAAAAAGTACAATAAAGACATCTACAAGTTCAGCGAGGCAGCTATGACGCGGCTGGGTAAATATCATTGGCCAGGCAATGTAAGAGAGCTTCAACATGCTGTTGAACGGGCGGTGATCATGAGTAGAGATAATATTCTTCAACCAGAAGACTTCTTCTTTAATGCTGCGCAACAGCCTAAGGAAAACAGTGGAGAAATTAGCTTGGAGCAGTATAACCTTGAAGATGTCGAGCGCATACTGATTCGTAAAGTCCTTGCCAAACACAACGGAAACGTGACGCATGCTGCACAAGAATTAGGGCTAACCAGGTCATCACTTTATAGAAGATTGGAAAAGTATGGGCTTTAA
- the modB gene encoding molybdate ABC transporter permease subunit: MDWGPIILTLKLATVTTILLILIAIPLANWLANTKTKFKPALEALISMPLVLPPTVLGFYLLIAFSPNNAFGEWLDQWLGLRLIFSFEGLVFASIIYSLPFMVHPIQSGLTNLPNSLKEASYVLGKSKFQTLTKVLLPNIKPAILTGIVLSFAHTMGEFGVVLMIGGNIPGQTKVASIAIYDEVESLNYGLANQYSLILLGITFLILLMVYSLNRKGIKAFWK; this comes from the coding sequence ATGGATTGGGGACCGATCATATTGACCCTAAAGCTGGCCACTGTCACCACAATCCTCCTGATTCTGATTGCCATTCCATTGGCCAATTGGTTAGCGAATACCAAGACCAAGTTCAAACCGGCCTTAGAGGCACTTATCAGCATGCCCCTAGTCTTACCCCCTACCGTTTTGGGGTTCTACTTGCTGATTGCTTTCAGTCCCAATAACGCTTTTGGAGAATGGCTTGATCAATGGCTCGGCTTGCGCTTAATATTCTCTTTTGAAGGTCTAGTCTTTGCCTCAATAATTTACAGCCTTCCATTTATGGTTCATCCTATTCAATCAGGCTTGACCAATCTTCCAAATTCTTTAAAGGAAGCCTCATATGTTCTGGGCAAATCCAAATTTCAAACCCTCACAAAAGTTTTGTTGCCAAACATCAAGCCAGCAATCTTAACAGGTATAGTGTTATCCTTCGCACATACCATGGGCGAATTCGGGGTTGTGTTAATGATCGGAGGCAATATACCCGGACAAACAAAAGTTGCTTCCATTGCCATTTATGACGAAGTAGAATCTCTCAACTATGGCCTCGCCAACCAGTATTCATTAATACTCTTGGGTATTACGTTTCTCATACTGCTGATGGTTTATTCCTTGAACCGAAAAGGCATAAAAGCATTTTGGAAATGA
- a CDS encoding sensor histidine kinase, whose amino-acid sequence MGFNRFRLFVLIRVIVLFLTVAAFVYLIFFDEKYVTTVVTGFLIIFEVFELFNYIESTNKKLRRFFDAIKYNDFNMSFTHDNKLGKTFKELNIAFKEVIDAILIERQKREEFFQELQVVIENIASGIISIDNDGQIKQINNSAFDLLGITKHRHSNQLNIKTKEIASLIDQLDGNPRATYKTHDGRELAVFETKYKLGEGSYRLFAIQDIKAELQARELEAWQNLTKVLRHEIMNSIAPISSLTSTLTEIIGEDIDKKDEHNIISHESLEDIEEGLKTISGRSDGLINFINAYRDYTNLPEPHRVDTPINQVVQNTVNLLKTDFKEGQLAVKMPKTEQKLMLDEQLIEQVLINLIKNAREATEHQDNGLVMVEVKVQNQRTSVIIQDNGPGIVEEAQQKIFMPFYSTKNRGSGIGLSLSKQIMQLHDGDILLESELGKGSKFELIFG is encoded by the coding sequence ATGGGCTTTAATCGATTTAGGCTTTTTGTCTTAATAAGAGTTATCGTACTGTTTTTGACAGTAGCTGCTTTTGTTTACCTCATATTCTTCGATGAGAAATATGTAACCACAGTGGTTACTGGTTTCCTGATCATCTTCGAGGTCTTCGAACTCTTTAACTATATAGAAAGCACTAATAAAAAGTTGAGGCGATTCTTTGACGCCATTAAATACAATGACTTCAATATGAGTTTCACCCATGACAATAAGCTGGGTAAGACTTTCAAAGAGCTCAATATTGCATTTAAGGAAGTGATTGATGCCATTCTGATTGAAAGGCAAAAGCGTGAAGAGTTCTTTCAAGAATTACAGGTGGTAATAGAGAACATTGCCTCGGGTATAATATCCATAGATAATGATGGACAAATCAAACAGATCAATAACTCTGCTTTTGATCTGCTTGGAATCACCAAACATCGGCATTCAAATCAGTTGAATATAAAAACCAAAGAGATTGCCAGCCTCATTGACCAACTGGATGGTAATCCAAGAGCTACCTATAAAACTCATGATGGACGTGAATTGGCGGTGTTCGAGACCAAATATAAATTGGGTGAGGGTTCGTATCGACTGTTTGCTATACAGGATATCAAGGCCGAATTGCAAGCAAGAGAATTGGAGGCTTGGCAAAACTTGACCAAAGTACTGCGCCATGAGATTATGAATTCAATTGCCCCTATTTCCTCATTGACTTCGACCCTTACGGAAATTATCGGTGAGGATATTGATAAGAAGGACGAACATAACATCATCTCTCATGAAAGCCTTGAAGACATAGAAGAAGGTTTAAAAACCATTTCTGGCCGATCGGATGGTCTTATCAACTTCATCAACGCTTATCGAGATTATACCAACTTACCAGAACCACATCGAGTGGATACCCCAATCAATCAGGTAGTTCAAAACACGGTCAACCTATTAAAGACTGATTTTAAAGAAGGTCAACTCGCAGTTAAAATGCCGAAGACAGAACAAAAATTGATGCTTGATGAGCAGTTAATTGAGCAAGTACTCATCAATCTGATCAAAAATGCCAGAGAGGCAACCGAACATCAGGATAATGGCCTTGTAATGGTAGAGGTGAAAGTTCAAAACCAGAGAACCTCAGTCATTATTCAAGATAATGGTCCCGGTATAGTGGAAGAAGCCCAGCAAAAGATCTTTATGCCTTTCTATTCTACCAAAAATCGAGGTTCAGGCATTGGCTTAAGCCTTTCCAAGCAGATAATGCAACTCCACGATGGTGACATACTCCTAGAAAGTGAGCTTGGAAAGGGATCGAAGTTCGAATTGATCTTTGGCTAA
- a CDS encoding molybdopterin-binding protein, with protein MNSIQGKISSIETSGSLSLVGIETGAIHLTSIVIDTPDSLPLLKIGNEVQAIFKETEVAIGLEEKQKISLQNQLPGTVKRIEVSELLTKVVIQIETNEISSIITTKALQTLGLVEGMSVTALIKTNEIMISE; from the coding sequence TTGAATTCCATCCAAGGCAAAATATCATCAATAGAGACTTCTGGCAGCTTGTCTTTGGTTGGTATTGAAACAGGGGCAATTCACCTTACTTCTATCGTTATTGACACCCCAGACTCACTCCCGCTTCTTAAAATCGGCAATGAAGTTCAGGCCATCTTCAAAGAAACTGAAGTGGCTATTGGTCTTGAAGAAAAACAGAAGATTAGCCTGCAAAACCAACTCCCAGGCACTGTTAAACGTATTGAAGTTTCGGAATTACTGACCAAGGTTGTGATCCAAATTGAGACAAACGAAATCTCTTCAATCATTACCACCAAAGCATTGCAAACTTTGGGCTTGGTAGAAGGAATGTCGGTGACAGCATTGATAAAAACTAACGAAATCATGATCTCCGAATAA
- a CDS encoding FAD-binding and (Fe-S)-binding domain-containing protein, translating into MSFTDLQASLKGELFTDNTTRRLYATDASAYRELPEAVAVPNGKEDLVTLVNYARENNTSLIPRTAGTSLAGQVVGNGIIVDISKHFNKVIEVNEKEGYAWVEPGIIRDDLNKHLEPYGFFFAPETSTANRAMIGGMIGNNSCGSNSVVYGSTREHLLEVKTILADGTESWFGGLDKGAFLDRCNGLSVSGELQNIIYFETREILKDKANQKEIIEGFPKADIPRRNTGYALDMLLRHQPFDEQGDDFNFCSLIAGSEGTLCLVTAAKIKLTPLPPNNKRLVCIHSKTINDSLKANLVALKYQPSACELMDHYILEATKRNAMYNALRFFVEGDPQAILVVELNGDSPEEADQRVTDLIADLKGQGRGYAYPVIKGKKIKSVWNLRKAGLGLLSNIPGDAKPAPVIEDTAVDVTDLPAYIAEFNEILEKHGLYSVHYAHAGSGELHLRPIINLKTSEGQQQFRTIAEEIATLVKRYKGSLSGEHGDGRLRGEFLSQMIGEHNYELVKRVKKIWDPQNIFNPNKIVDTPPMDTSLRYSKDQETPDFETQFDFSSTDGILRTAELCNGSGDCRKSELSGGTMCPSYMATRDEKDTTRARANILREILTNSTDKNPFANEEIKEVMDLCLSCKGCSSECPSNVDMAKLKAEWQHQYYKEKGIPWRTKQIAAFSKNMKLASLAPWAYDFAFGNKITGNMMKSFVGFAKERSVPTLSRQPLSKWLTKEFKPKVTDKKVYIFCDEFTNYNDAEIGKKAILLLEKLGYQVIFVPHADSGRPQLSKGLLAEAKELAEANIDVFNELLTAATPLIGIEPSAILTFRDEYISLTRGKKQEQAKRIAQHVFTIEEFLANEIDAGRIKSEQFTKEPRLIKVHGHCHQKSLSSMVPTKKLLSLPENFKVQMIPSGCCGMAGSFGYEKEHYEVSMKIGELVLFPTVREQPQDVIIAAAGTSCRHQIKDGTSRKSYHPVEVLWDNLV; encoded by the coding sequence ATGAGTTTTACAGACTTACAGGCCTCACTTAAAGGCGAACTTTTTACTGACAACACCACTCGGAGACTTTATGCCACGGACGCCTCGGCCTATAGAGAATTACCTGAGGCAGTAGCTGTGCCAAACGGCAAGGAAGACTTGGTAACACTGGTCAATTATGCCAGAGAGAATAACACCTCCCTGATTCCAAGAACTGCAGGAACCAGTCTTGCTGGGCAGGTTGTAGGAAACGGTATCATTGTGGACATCTCGAAGCACTTTAACAAGGTCATAGAAGTCAACGAAAAAGAGGGCTATGCCTGGGTTGAACCTGGTATTATTCGGGATGATCTCAATAAGCACTTGGAGCCCTACGGTTTCTTCTTTGCTCCTGAAACATCTACTGCCAATCGTGCGATGATTGGTGGCATGATTGGCAATAACTCATGTGGCTCTAATTCAGTAGTTTATGGCAGCACAAGGGAACATTTACTCGAAGTAAAAACCATATTAGCAGATGGGACAGAATCTTGGTTTGGGGGCCTAGACAAAGGTGCCTTTTTGGATCGATGTAACGGACTTTCTGTTTCGGGCGAATTGCAGAATATCATCTATTTCGAAACACGCGAAATATTAAAGGATAAGGCCAATCAAAAGGAGATCATAGAGGGCTTTCCAAAGGCCGATATACCAAGAAGAAATACAGGATATGCCTTGGACATGCTGCTCAGACATCAACCCTTTGATGAGCAAGGAGATGACTTCAACTTCTGTAGTCTAATTGCTGGCTCTGAAGGAACATTGTGTCTGGTCACTGCGGCCAAAATTAAGCTCACTCCTCTTCCTCCAAATAACAAACGTCTAGTTTGCATTCACTCCAAAACCATAAACGATAGCCTCAAGGCAAATCTGGTTGCACTCAAATATCAACCATCTGCCTGTGAGCTTATGGATCACTACATCTTGGAAGCTACCAAACGCAATGCCATGTATAATGCGCTAAGGTTCTTTGTAGAAGGTGATCCTCAGGCAATACTAGTAGTCGAATTGAATGGAGATAGTCCGGAAGAAGCCGATCAGAGGGTAACAGACTTGATTGCTGACCTCAAAGGCCAAGGAAGAGGTTATGCATACCCTGTTATCAAAGGCAAGAAGATTAAATCCGTTTGGAACCTAAGAAAAGCGGGGTTAGGCCTATTATCCAATATACCTGGAGATGCTAAGCCTGCCCCAGTCATCGAGGATACGGCTGTTGATGTAACCGATTTACCGGCTTATATCGCTGAGTTCAATGAGATTCTGGAGAAACATGGACTATACTCGGTCCATTATGCGCATGCCGGTTCAGGTGAACTGCATCTCAGACCAATAATCAACCTGAAGACTTCAGAAGGTCAACAACAGTTTAGAACCATTGCCGAAGAAATCGCCACATTGGTGAAAAGGTACAAGGGCTCTTTATCAGGAGAACATGGAGATGGACGCCTTAGAGGAGAATTCCTTTCCCAAATGATCGGAGAACACAATTATGAATTGGTCAAACGTGTCAAAAAGATTTGGGACCCACAAAACATCTTCAATCCAAATAAAATTGTCGACACGCCTCCAATGGATACTTCCTTGAGGTATTCAAAGGATCAGGAGACGCCCGATTTTGAAACGCAATTTGATTTCTCCTCAACAGATGGCATCCTCCGCACAGCAGAGCTTTGTAATGGCTCTGGAGACTGTCGTAAATCAGAATTAAGCGGTGGCACCATGTGTCCCAGTTACATGGCAACACGTGACGAAAAGGATACTACAAGGGCACGGGCGAATATTCTAAGAGAAATTCTAACGAATTCAACTGACAAGAATCCATTTGCCAATGAGGAGATAAAAGAAGTAATGGATCTCTGCCTGTCCTGTAAAGGATGTAGCTCCGAATGCCCGTCTAATGTGGATATGGCTAAACTCAAGGCAGAATGGCAACACCAGTATTATAAGGAAAAAGGGATTCCATGGCGAACTAAACAGATTGCCGCTTTCTCCAAAAACATGAAACTTGCCAGCCTGGCGCCTTGGGCTTATGATTTTGCCTTTGGCAATAAGATCACAGGCAACATGATGAAGTCATTCGTTGGCTTTGCGAAAGAACGGAGTGTCCCCACACTTTCCAGGCAGCCATTATCTAAATGGCTCACAAAGGAATTCAAGCCCAAAGTCACAGACAAGAAGGTCTATATTTTCTGTGATGAATTTACCAATTACAACGATGCTGAAATTGGCAAAAAAGCTATTCTACTACTCGAAAAGCTGGGCTACCAAGTCATTTTCGTTCCTCATGCTGACTCCGGAAGGCCACAACTCTCAAAGGGTCTATTGGCAGAAGCAAAAGAGCTTGCAGAAGCCAACATAGATGTATTCAATGAGCTTCTAACTGCCGCCACACCTCTGATTGGTATTGAGCCTTCTGCGATCCTGACTTTCAGAGATGAATACATCAGCCTTACACGGGGCAAAAAGCAAGAACAAGCCAAACGCATAGCACAACATGTGTTTACCATTGAGGAATTTTTGGCAAACGAGATCGATGCGGGGCGTATCAAATCAGAACAGTTCACGAAAGAACCAAGGTTGATCAAAGTACATGGGCATTGTCATCAAAAGTCCTTGTCTTCCATGGTCCCGACTAAAAAGCTGCTCTCGCTGCCTGAAAACTTCAAAGTTCAGATGATACCTTCCGGGTGTTGTGGTATGGCTGGATCATTCGGTTATGAGAAAGAACATTACGAGGTCTCTATGAAGATTGGCGAGCTAGTACTCTTCCCAACCGTACGAGAACAACCCCAAGATGTAATTATAGCAGCCGCTGGTACCAGTTGCAGACATCAGATCAAAGATGGCACGAGTAGAAAGTCATATCATCCTGTGGAGGTTCTATGGGACAACCTGGTATGA